The genomic region ACTTATTGTCAGCTTCTTCTTTCTCAAAGTGACAACAATGTGAAGCTTATTGTGCTAGATCGGTTGAATGAGCTCAAATCTTCTCATAGAGATATTATGGTTGATATGATCATGGATGTGCTTAGGGCACTTTCAAGTCCAAATCTTGACATCCGTAGGAAGACACTTGATATTGTTTTGGAGTTAATAACTCCCCGAAATATCAGTGAGGTTGTTCTTATGTTGAAGAAGGAAGTTGTGAAGACTCAAAGTGGAGAGCTTGAGAAGAATGGTGAGTATAGACAAATGCTCATTCAAGCTATTCATTCCTGTGCAATCAAGTTCCCAGAAGTTGCAAGCACAGTTGTGCATCTGCTGATGGATTTCTTGGGAGATAGTAATGTTGCTTCAGCTATTGACGTTGTTGTTTTTGTTCGAGAAATAATTGAAACCAACCCTAAACTTAGGGTGTCCATTATAACAAGGCTGTTGGACACATTCTATCAGATCCGAGCTGCACGGGTTTGCTCCTGTGCCCTTTGGATCATTGGAGAGTATTGCCTGTCTCTGTCTGAAGTTGAGAGTGGCATAGCAACCATCAAGCAGTGTCTTGGAGAGCTACCATTCTACTCTGTTTCTGAGGAAGGGGAAGCTACTGATACTTCAAAGAAAACTCCTCAAGCAAACTCCATTACTGTCTCCTCTAGGAGACCAGCTATTCTTGCTGATGGTACTTATGCAACCCAGAGTGCTGCCTCTGAAACTGCTTTCTCCCCTCCTGCCATTGTTCAGGGATCTTTGGCTTCTGGGAATCTAAGATCTCTTCTCCTCACTGGCGATTTTTTTCTTGGGGCAGTTGTTGCTTGCACACTAACTAAACTTATTCTGAGATTGGAAGAGGTACAGCCATCAAAAGTTGAAGTTAATAAAGCAACCACGCAGGCATTGCTGATCATGGTCTCTATGCTGCAATTGGGACAATCTTCTGTTCTTCCACACCCAATTGATAATGATTCTTATGATAGGATTGTTCTGTGCATGAGATTACTGTGCAATACTGGTGATGAGATCAGGAAAATATGGTTGCAGTCTTGCCGTCAGAGCTTTGTTAAAATGCTTTCAGAAAAACAGTTACGAGAAACTGAGGAATTAAAGGCAAAGGCACAGGTTTCTCATGCGCAACCAGATGACCTTATCGACTTCTACCATCTAAAGAGTCGGAAGGTGAGAAAGCTTTGTTTTGTTTggtcattattttttttgcataTGTTTAACTTCTTTGCTTTGCACCAAGTTGATCGTGCCTATTTCTGGTCATACATGCATGTTTGGTATTTTGTTTAAtcatgtatattgttttagttTGTCTTATAGAACTTCTCTGCTTTATCTCCTTGGTTCACCTTCTAGCTTTTGCAGATATTTTGGCTATTGactcttaatttcaattcttAGATTTTTGTCACAAATTTATGTACTTgtgtttaaaattttctattgCTAACTTGCAGGGTATGAGTCAGCTAGAATTGGAGGATGAGGTTCAAGATGATTTAAAGCGGGCAACTGGAGAGTTTGTCAAGGATGCAGATGACGCAAATAAGCTTAACCGCATTCTTCAACTGACTGGATTTAGTGACCCTGTATATGCTGAAGCATATGTCACTGTGCATCACTATGATATTGTTCTTGATGTCACAGTTATTAATCGGACCAAGGAAACCCTTCAGAATTTGTGCTTGGAGTTGGCAACTATGGGTGATCTGAAACTTGTTGAGCGTCCACAAAACTATACCCTAGCTCCTGAATCTAGCAAGCAAATAAAGGCCAACATCAAGGTGTCTTCAACTGAGACTGGAGTCATATTTGGCAACATTGTTTATGAGACTTCAAATGTCCTT from Theobroma cacao cultivar B97-61/B2 chromosome 9, Criollo_cocoa_genome_V2, whole genome shotgun sequence harbors:
- the LOC18587633 gene encoding coatomer subunit beta-1; its protein translation is MEKSCTLLIHFDKGTPAIANEIKEALEGNDVPAKIDAMKKAIMLLLNGETLPQLFITIVRYVLPSEDHTVQKLLLLYLEIIEKTDARGRVLPEMILICQNLRNNLQHPNEYIRGVTLRFLCRLNETEIIEPLIPSVLQNLEHRHPFIRRNAILAVMSIYKLPQGEQLLVDAPDMIEKVLSTEQDPSAKRNAFLMLFTCAQDRATNYLLTHVDRVSEWGELLQMVVLELIRKVCRTNRGEKGKYIKIIISLLNAPSTAVIYECAGTLVSLSSAPTAIRAAANTYCQLLLSQSDNNVKLIVLDRLNELKSSHRDIMVDMIMDVLRALSSPNLDIRRKTLDIVLELITPRNISEVVLMLKKEVVKTQSGELEKNGEYRQMLIQAIHSCAIKFPEVASTVVHLLMDFLGDSNVASAIDVVVFVREIIETNPKLRVSIITRLLDTFYQIRAARVCSCALWIIGEYCLSLSEVESGIATIKQCLGELPFYSVSEEGEATDTSKKTPQANSITVSSRRPAILADGTYATQSAASETAFSPPAIVQGSLASGNLRSLLLTGDFFLGAVVACTLTKLILRLEEVQPSKVEVNKATTQALLIMVSMLQLGQSSVLPHPIDNDSYDRIVLCMRLLCNTGDEIRKIWLQSCRQSFVKMLSEKQLRETEELKAKAQVSHAQPDDLIDFYHLKSRKGMSQLELEDEVQDDLKRATGEFVKDADDANKLNRILQLTGFSDPVYAEAYVTVHHYDIVLDVTVINRTKETLQNLCLELATMGDLKLVERPQNYTLAPESSKQIKANIKVSSTETGVIFGNIVYETSNVLERTVVVLNDIHIDIMDYISPAVCTDAAFRTMWAEFEWENKVAVNTVIQDEKEFLDHIIKSTNMKCLTAPSALDGECGFLAANLYAKSVFGEDALVNVSIEKQADGKLSGYIRIRSKTQGIALSLGDKITLKQKGGS